The DNA sequence AATTGAGCGCTAGTGAGGCGTTGGAGCGTCTTTCCATAAAGCAGAAACTGCATGGATTCAAGGCCGAGCTTCCCCTGGCTGATCATCCGGACGATTCTAGCCGCCGGATCGGTCACTTCCAACGCTCCCAGTATCATCTCAACGGCGATCGGTGCGTCCTCCACTTCCAACAAATCTAGAACCTGATTGATCTTGGCCTCATGTCCAGGGCTCGCAGCGGTTAGTCCGGTGACATAGCCACGGAGCAGCGCCGCTGCTCGGAAGTGTCGAGCTGCAGCAAGAATGGGTTCGAGGAAAGAACCGCTGATATCCCTGCGTCCGAGCGCTGCTCCAAGTGACACGGCGCTTCGAGCATCCGTGGAACAGAGGAATGCAAAACTCTCCTCCAACAGCCCGACCGTGCCGACCAGTTCATCGGCGATCATATCTATTTCAGAACCACCCACTGAGGCACGCTCGCGAATGCTATGGTGCCAAATGTCCTTGCCGACCACTGCACGCAATCGCCCCACAAAGTCCGTCGGGCTCATTCGATTTCGCCATGCCCGGACACGCTCGCAGTAAGCACTGTGGCTGCGTTTTGAGCTGACAAGATCGCCACACTCGTATTGCAGATAGTCATCGATCTTTTCCAGCCAAGGGGCAAGGAGTGGCTCGGGCAAGGGAAACTTGGCCAACAAGGCTTCCAAGTTGCTTAGCTCCCCATATCCGAGGAGCGCTGTGAGCTGTCCCACGAAGTAAGACCAAGCTGCGTCGACCAAAGGTTTGCCAGAGCTTAGCATCCGCTCCAGAAGATCAAACGCGGCGGCGAGGCAAGCAGCCGCTTCTTCACGGGACTCAGGCGTCCAGTCGCTGGGTGGGATACGGCCTGCGACAACACTCCCGCCCCCCATTCGTGATACCCGCGTATCCCACATACGCTCCAGGCCGCCCAATGCAAGATCACGCTCAGCAGTTTCATCAGAAAACAGAACTTGCTTGTAAATCTCAAATCGGGCCAGAAAGGGCACGGACGCGCCGGACAACCATACTCGAAACAGTTGCCGCCAAATGCCGGTGGCGTTATTACCTATGCGAGGCTCCGACTCCGCCATAGCCAGCCTGCGCAGTATATATTCTGCGGACGTGAAGTACTCTGGAAATGCAGCCAACCGCTCGGCCGCCCATACAATTCCTCGACGCGTGCCTCGGGTGCCGAGGGGATGTTCACCCTGCGCGAGCAGTTCCGCGTGCGAGGATTCGCGAACTAGCCTCTCCAATTGTGGAAGATAGGCAGAAGGGTTGGTCTCCAGCAAGCTCAGCAACTGGTTCACTCGGTCTGTATTAGCAAGATCAGCAGGTGTGAGATTGGCAACTCGAGCGCAAAAATGTGCGCTCACAAATGAGCGCACCTCCTGATCCATCAGGCCCCTCACTCGTGTCTCAAAAGAGTTCAGCAACGACGGAGGGAAGTGGTCTAGAAACGATGCTCTATTTGCCTCCGCCCAGCGTTTCCACGCGTGCCCAAAAGCGATCTCCGCCACGATCTGAGGTGTAACGTAGACGTACCGGGGAGTACGAGCCAAGAACCCGGGAGAATTCTTTAACCGCTGAGCGGCGTCGCGCACCGTCTGAGGAGCGATGCCTGTGAGAGCCGCCAGTTGATTCAGCTCCTCGGTTACGTCATCATCACAACCGACACGTTGCAGGAGCGATACCGCCTCTACAACGTGACGGTCAGTATCGCTCAACCGGCTACGGTAGTAGCTGTCCAATTGAAGTCTTGCCGGGGCAATAGTTCCTGCCAGATGCATCTGGTGGTCGTGGCGGCACAGATCGGCCGCGAGTCGCACGTATCCTCCGGAGAGATCGGCATAAGCCCGTCGTCGCTCAGCAGGGACCGCCCCAAAATTCTGCGCTAGAATCTCCTCAGTCGATCGCCCATCAATCTTCTCAAGCCAGATTTCTGGGGATCCGCCTGGAGTTGGTTCACCCGTATTATCGATAGCCACCGCTCGAACTCTTGATTCAGACCCACGAAGGATTCTGCGAAGCTTTTCGCGACCTTCGACCGGGCACTCGTCGGCAATCAGCACAGCTGTCATTTCGCCGTGGTTTACCAGCCAGCGGGCAACCTCGGTGGCTCGGTCGTCATCGTCGGTGAGAATTGTCAATTCGGACGCACCTGGGGACTGCCGGATCGCTTCGAAGACAAGCCGGGTCTTGCCCACTCCCGCGGCACCTTGAACAGTGAGGATAGAATCTGCCGGGATGTGCTCGAAGCTGGCATGCCTCTGAATCTCGGAGAAGTACGGGGCCCACCCTACTGGCAGAGAGTACCTTGGAGTAAACTGTGTTTCACTTATCTCCCACGCTCTCCAGCATCTTGCCGCCCCTATTGGCCGGTTCAATATATTCCCCGCGATGGCAGGAAATCGGCTGGCCCAAACTGCCAGATCGGATGCCGCTAGCACCTGCGCAGGTGGGGCTCCAGCATATAAACGCCTCGCCTCCTCAGTGAGAATCGTCTCCCAAGCAGCCTTCTTCTCGTCTGGTGGGTCATCACAAATACAGAACCGATATCCGTATCCTTTTTCGATCAGTTCTCGGGAGTACGGTTTCCCAATTTCTGCACGAAGATCTCCATCACCAACCTCACGATACTGTGTGGCTTTGAATTGCCAGGCAGTACATACCGAAAGGCGCCCTGTGGTGTCCGCTTGCGCAGCCGCATGAACGGCGCAGTCGACGCCGCCGTCTGCAATATTGGTCCGCACAGTTGTGGAAATATGGCAGTCCGGTAGCCCGAATGCGTATCCTTGTGATCGGATGAGCGCGTTAAGGAACCGGGTAAACGGTTCGCCCCCACCGCCCTGCAACCCTATGACGTCCCTAGCCTCGATGCTCCACATCGGTTCAATGCTACAGCAATTGACAAAGCTGAATGAAAGGTACCGAGCAAATCCTCCGTTTGATCCATGCCGACCCGACTCAGGAAAAGGATCACGAATTGAATGGACTCGCCCAGGAATGCGGCCGTAGGCCCCAGAGCCGGTTCCACTCCTCCATCCGCCGGCGTTGGGGGCCTGGGGTCCCACCCGAGTCGTGGCCGTGGCTCCAGGGGTAGAGGGACGTTTGAGCGCAAAGGAACGTGCCCGGCGCGTGTTGGTTGAGAGCATCGGGACAGTGTTTTGCGGGCTCCGTGCAGTCAGGGTTTGGGCCCTCCCAGGTGGACCGGTAAGGGGCGGCTGTGCTCGCCGACATGGGGCTGAGGAGGGGGGGGCGGTCGGGGCGGCCAAGGCCCGGGCAGAAGCCATGTCGTCCGGAGTTGTTGCTTTCGATCGCGAAGGGCTCGTCTCGTATCAGGCATGAAGCGCCGGCGCCACCTAGACCGGCCGGCCCTTGGCCCCCCAGGCGACCAGCTACGCACCACCCAACATGCGCCCCACATTCACGGCCCAACCGAGCACCCGCTGCGACACGCTCGATCGGTGGGCTCGCCCGGTTCCGACCGAACACGGTCTCGCAAACCAGCAAGCGCGACACCAGTGAACTCGTCGGGCCATCCGATGCCCTCCGCGGTGATTGAGTTGGTCCGCCCCGTTGAAGACGCGGTGGGCACTGGTGCCCGTTCCTCCCTAGTCGCGGTTGGCAGTGCGGCGGAGGACCACTCCCTCACGGTCGTGGTTCGTAACGTGGCTTCATCCGCTTTGGCGGCCCGCGGGGCTATGCGGGACACCATTGAAGACACGCGGGGAGCCCGTCGCTGACGGGACTGGGAGGGGGGGCGGGCCGACGAAGTCGGCGGTGGGGCTGGCGCGGTGGATGCGGATTCCGCGCGATGCCGACCAGCGTTCCGATCTCAAACCGATCACGATTCCGAACTCATGCCAATCGCCGTTCCGAACTAATGCCGATCACCTTCGGCTAGGGCCGGCCCAGCTCCGGCTACCCGGATCGGACGGCGCTGGACAATCAAACCCGCGGTTTGCCGATCCTCCTTCGGGAGGTTCGGTTGCCGCAGAAGAGGTTGCCTATGAGTAAGTTGATAACCGTCCTGCGGTTGGCAGACCAAGGGCTCAGTCAGCGTCAGATCGCTGCCAGTTGCGCCCTCGGGCAAGCCACCGTCTCGGACTATCTCACACGAGCCAGGGCCGCCGGCCTCCGCCACGAGGAAATCTCGGACTGGCGGGATGAGCAACTCCTGGCCGCTCTCGGCGTCCCGTGCCCCCCCACTTCGCCAGTGGCGCCGGACCGCCGAACCCGACTCCGCCTCCATCCAGCGCGAACTGCAGGCAGATAAAACGTCATCCTGCAATTGTTCAATCGGCAACAGGGCAGGCCCCTTTTGCGCTGCGGGCGGTAATTCATGCTGAGGTGCCGCCGCCAATCATGGAACGCGGCCTCCAGGCGGATGTGATCGTTGCTGCGCTTCGATGTTTCTGTTCCTGATGACCGATCGAGTGGCTGTTACTGCCACCAGTACGCACCACGGAAGCGGGCCGGTCACCCGGCCGAATATGAGGACACTGTCAAGTGACACGTCGCCATACCGCAACCACCATCCCATACCCTCAATCGCCAAGCTGCCAGCAATTAATACACTTGCCAAGCTGATTGGGACAAACACCCCGTAGAGCCATTTCCGGCTCCGAAGCCATGGTCGGGATGCAAGGCCGAAGTCAACTGCACAACCCACCCCGAACCACAGGACGGCGACAGCAGCCAGCAGCGCCGGGGCCCGCTCCTCCTGTGTGCGCAGACCGAACGCAGCCCACGCGGGTAAGGCGATAAGGTACGCCGGTGTGTTCAGCAGGCAGAGGACGATTTCGGGCGTCTGGTAGGGCCACACCGGCGCGCCCGTGTCCCACGCCATGCCCATCGAGTCGATGATCCTACTGTTGTGCGCCTGCCAGCTCAGGAGTCCGAGGGCAGTCAATCCGTGCAGGACTGGAAGTAGGAATCGCCATGTGCGCATTCGTTTGGTTGATCAGACGCCAGCAACAGACCGCGAGTTCCGGCCACCCCTCACCCAGCACGGGATCTGGCCGTCAGGCAACGCCATAGTCCCAGGCTGCGACACGGCCGATGGGCAGGTCATCGGGGATATGCTGGGAGCGCGTCAGGACGCCCTCGCTGGCAGCAAGTGACTGCCCGGTCATGAATTCCCGCGACCCGCGGCGTCAGATTCCTGCTGCCAATCCGCCATCTCGTACAGTGGACGGATTTCGATCACGCTCGGTCCTGGCATCGGATTCGGGCAGCGCTTCACCCAGGCGACCGCTTCGTCCATATCCTTCACTTCCCAGAGCCAGAAACCGGCGACCAATTCGCGAGCTTCGGCGAATGGCCCGTCGATGACCGCTCGGCGAGGTCCGTCGAACGCAATGCGCTTGCCGAGCGAAGAGGGCTTGAGGCCGTCGGCCGCGAGCAGGATGCCGGCCTTGCGAAGCTCGTCATTGAATTTGCCCATCTCCTCCATGGCATGCATTGCCTCGGGCGTGGGGCGGAAGCCCTTTTCACTGTCTTCGGTCGCCTTCACGAATACCATCACACGCATTGCCTGTCTCCCTGTTCGGTAATTTCTCAAGGGCGGTCTACGCGGGTCACCCGGCCTTCCCTATCTTAGTTCTGGGCTCCACTCGCGCTGCCGCGGAGTTCCTGGTTTGCAGAGGAGGGCTGAAGCCCTCCGCAAGCTGAAGCATACCCCACAAGCGACTGAAGTCCACCCCACAAGCTGCTGGGGGCTGCGCCACGAATTAGTCTACGCGTGGCTGCTCCGGCCTGTTTAGTACCGCCTGGGTTTTGGGCCTCCCCCACAGCCAGAAACCGGCGACCAGTTCGCGAGCTTCGGCGAATGGCCCGTCGATGACCGCTCGGCGAGGTCCGTCGAACGCAATGCGCTTGCCGTGCGAAGAGGGCTTGAGGCCTTCGGCTGCGAGGAGGATGCCGGCTTTGCGAAGCTCGTCATTGAATTTGCCCGTCTCCTCCATCGCCTGCATTTCCTCGGGCGTGGGCGGAACCCCTTTTCACTGTCCTCGGTCGCCTTCACGAATACCATCACACGCATTGCCTGTCGCCCTATTTGGTAAACCGGTCTACGCGGATCACCCGGCCTTCCCTCCCTTATGTTCTGGCCTCCACTCGCGCTGCTGCGGAGTTTCTGGTTTGCAGAGGAGGGCTGAAGCCCTCCGCAAGCTGAAGCATGCCCCACAAGCGACTGAAGTCCACCCCACTAGCTGCTGGGGGCTGCGCCACGAATTAGTCTACGCGTGGCTGCTCCGGCCTGTTTAGTACAGCCTGGGTTTGGGGCCTCCCAGGTGGACCGGTAAGGCGTGGTCACGCTCGCCGATATAGGGCTGGGGGCGGGCGCTCCAGGCGGCTAAGGCCAGAGCGAAGGCCATGTCGTCCGGGGTTGTGGCTTTTGGATTCCGGGTGTGGAAATCCTGTGAAACCGCTTTCCCAGGCCCTCCAGGCAAGTGAGTGAGGAAACTCGGGATAATCAGGGACTCGGAATAACGTGGTTGTGTCGAGCGGCGGTCTAATAACTGCCGGCGGTGCGGTTGGCGTTCTTGTCGTAGTCCTCGGGCTGGCGGTGATTGCCCACGGACAGTGAGTACGGGGCAGTTGAGGGATTACGGGTCGGGGCTGGGCCTCCCGTATTTCGGGGCAAGGTACATTTCCGCGGCGCAGCGGAGATGGACAAGCGTCGATCCGGCATTCGCAAGTGAGAATGTTGAGGGTCCCCAGACTTGGAATCGCTATTCCTCCGTCACTACTGTCCAAGACTGGACAGACCCGTCCCATCTGGTGCTGAATTCAAAGGATTCCTGACCGGCGGCTTCTGGTTTCCTGAAGGGTGGTCTCCTTTCTACAGGGGCTGAGCCTGTCTAACTCAGGACAGGGCGAGTATCAGTTGCTCGGGTGGGGCGGGCGGCGGCATAGACTTCGTCGGGGATTTTGGCGGCCTCGTCGAGGATGAGGAAGGAGACGCTGTCGAAGCCGCGAATGTTGGCTTCGCCGGCCGGGAGACCGATGAGGGCGGAGCCGTTGGGGCGGAGGAGCGAGAGGGGGGCGCGAGGATCGCGGGCGTACCACTCCAGGCCCCGGCCGGTGGCCGGGGGAATGGAACCCTGTGGGTGTCCGTAAAGTACCCAACGTTGGTTTTGCTTCCTCGGATGGAGTGGATCGGTGGGGGTGAAGAGGGTTGCTGGAGGGTTCGTTGGGGTTGCGATGGGCCCCGGCCGGTGGCCGGGGGAATGGAACCCTTGTGGGTGTCGGTAAAGTACCCAAAGTTGGCCTTGTTTCCTCGCATGGAGTGGATCGGTGGGGGCGAAGAGGGTTGCTGGAGGGTTCGTTGGGGTTGCGATGGGCCGCGGCCGGTGGCCGGGGGAATGGAACCCTGTGGGTGTCCGTGAAGTACCCAAAGTTGGTTTTGTCTCCTCGCATGGAGTGGATCGGTGGGGGTGAAGAGGGTTGCTGGAGGGTTCGTTGGGGTTGCGATGGGCCCCGGCCGGTGGGCGGGGGAATGGAACCCTTGTGGGTGTCGGTAAAGTACCCAAAGTTGGTTTTGTTTCCTCGATGGAGTAGATCGGTGGGGGCGAAGAGGGTTGCTGGAGGGTTCGTTGGGGTTGCGATGGGCCCCGGCCGGTGGCCGGGGGAATGGAACCCTTGTGGGTGTCGGTAATGCAGGTGATGAGGCAGGCCGAGTCGTCTCCGGGGAGGAGGGCGTTCCCGGTGGCGGTGGTCTTCAGGAAACGGCGCGACGGTACGAGGTCGTCCGTAGTCCGTTTGAAAATCTCCATAGTTATGGTACTTGGGCAAGGTTGTACTGAAGTGGACTAAGTGATTTTGGAGATTCAGACTGCAAAGTATTGAATGGAAAGCGAAGATATATGTCGAGCGCGTGTCACTAAGGATGCTTCACGTGACGAGATGGGAGAGTTGTGGGGTGAAGAGGAGTGGGTTTCAAAGGCTGCCTGCGGCTGGTGGCGAGAGGCTTACCCAGGAAGGGACACACGCTTCGTCCCAACTGGGCTTTCGTCTCGCTGATTCCTGATTTGTCCGTCTGGGTGGGGGCTATGGCGCTGTTGGTGGCCGGCCCATCGCGGATTTGAGCGGCATTTCCGCCGGAGGGGGGCGTTCCTGAAATACGGACCTTCGGCAGTCCAGGCGGGGCTTGGATCTTCTGAGTGAAAACACCCAGTCGTGCGGCGAATAAATAAGAAATTGCGGTAGGACGAGTCAGTCTGAAGATCTTCCTAAGAATCCTCAATCACTTCGCTCTTCCTGTCGATATGTTGCCGGTGCACGCTGTGTCCCGGCCATTGAAGGACTCAGATGAGGCCGTTATGAGCGGGGAATTGCTGTGTCTACCCAAGCAAAGCACATTTCTCTGAATGCCTGTTAATTCGTTTGCTCCACGATTTTCTTCTCAGAGACGTACTGATAATCTGACTATTGACCGATACTGGATTTGTGGATAGGCTAACAGAGTCTACGGTCGATGATGTTCGATCAGATCCCACCGCCAGGGTCGCCTGAGCCTATCGCGCCGCTCCGCGGCACGAGGATCATGCCAAAAGTGAACGATACGGCTTTCAAAACGAGTTGCATCCTTGGAACAGCCGAAGCCGAGTCTGAAGAGAATTCGGCTAAAGCCGCGGCTCCCATCGAGCAGGCACGCGATCCCAATGACGCAGGCGCTCCGCTGAAGATCATGGGTGAACAGACCATCCGGACCGCAGACGAAATGCACAAGGCATTCGCGGAGTACCTCGATCGAGGGATAGCCGTCGTCGTGGATCTATCCGAGGTCGATGAGTGTGATGCCGCAGCGCTGCAACTGATCTATGCCTTGCGCCAGTCGGCGATCCAGCGGGGACAACGATTCCGTATCGCGGCACTCTCCCCGGCAATAACCGATACCGCCGCCGCGCTCGGATTACATATTGAAACCTTAATGACTGGGTACGAGCCGGCAGCAGCGGACGGTGATTGTGAAGTGGCGGAAATAGACAATGGAATATAACCCAGTCCCGACGTTCCTGGCTGAAGCAGAAGAGCTCATCTCGAACATCGAGCAATCCGCACTGGGTCTCGGTGGGGACGAATCGCCCGCTGAAGCGATAAACCAGCTCTTCCGCGCCTTCCACACCATCAAGGGCTCCGGTGCGATGTGTGGGCTGGTTCAAGTCTCCGCCTTCACCCATCACGTAGAGACGCTCCTGGATAGAGTACGCGAAGGCGCGGTTGCGGTATCCCCCGAACTGGGCGATCTGGTTCTCGCGGCAGCCGATCAGATCAAGTTGTTGCTGGCTGTCGAGCAAGGCGGCGAAGCCGTCGCGGCCGAGTCGAGCCAGGCGCTCATCGACCGGATCTCAGAGCTCTCGGATGTGGCGGCCAGGGCGGGCCGTCCTCCGGCGAGTCTTCCCATAAGAGAAGAGGAATGCGAGGGGGAAGGAAAAGAACAGACGTGGGCAATTCGCTTCCACCCGAGCCCGGATCTTCTCGCGTGTGGCGGCAATCCGACTCTCCTGTTCAGGGATCTCGGAAAGCTCGGGCGGTGTGAGATCGTAGGGCACACGGAAGCCGTGCCTCCGCTGGATCAGATTCAGCCTGAGCTCTGCTACCTCTGGTGGAGCATCACGTTGCGGAGCACCGCTGACGAGAACGCAATCCGCGACGTGTTCCTCTTCGTCGAGGATGGAAGCGAACTCGAAATTGAATTGTTGCGAGAGGCGCGGCCCCAGGCGACGGAGCGGGTCGCGCGAGCGGAGGCGCCAGCCCATTCCACCGCGAAGCAGTCCCGGGTTGATGGACAAATCCTCTCCGGGGAGGGCATGCGGAAGGCGCTGGTCAAGGAATCCACTGTGCGGGTGCCGGCCGCCAGGCTCGATCGCCTCGTGAACCTGGTTGGTGAACTCGTGATGAACCAATCGCGCCTGACCCAGGCAGCTTCTCAGGTGGGGGCGCCGGAACTCGCCAATCCGGTACAGGAGATTGAACGCCTAGTGGCGGAGCTGAGAGAGGACGTGCTCGGCATCCGAATGCTGCCGATCGGTACCATCTTCGGCCGTTTCAGCCGCCTGGTACACGATCTTTCGACCGAATTAGGCAAGGAAGCCGATCTGATTACAGAGGGCGCGGACACCGAACTGGACAAGAGTATTCTGGACCAACTCGGGGAGCCCCTGGTGCACTTGCTGCGCAACTCCATGGACCACGGGTTCGACCACCCGGAGGAACGGATCGCTAGTGGAAAACCGCGACGCGGCACGATTCGCCTCGCCGCGGCGCATACCGGATCGGACATCGTGATCACGATTGAAGATGACGGACGCGGCATCGATCGTGCGGCAGTGCGTGCAAAGGCAGTTGAAAAGCAACTCATTGCTCCGGCCGCCAACCTCAGTGATAAAGAGATTTTGAACCTTGTGCTATTGCCAGGATTCTCAACAGCCGCGAAGGTCACGAGCGTATCGGGCCGGGGCGTCGGGATGGACGTGGTCAAGAAGCAGATTGACGCGCTTCGCGGGACATTGTCGATCACAAGTGAGGAAGGGAAGGGCTGCCGTGTCGCGATCACGCTGCCGTTGACCCTGGCGATCATTGAAGGTCTTCTGGTCCAGGTCGGCGTTGACCAGTTCATCATTCCCATGGCGGCAATCACCGAAAACGTCGAGTTGCATCGCGCCCAGCGGAACAGCAAGAACGGACGAAACGTAATCGCCGTCCGCGGAGAACTGGTTCCTTACATCCGCATTCGCAACATGTTCCAGGTGGACGGGGAAGCGCCGGCTATTGAGAAAATCGTTCTCGTCCAGCACGAAGACCAGCGTGTGGGCCTCGTGGTGGATCGAGTGCTTGGCACCCACCAGACCGTGATTCAAAGTCTTGGACGGTTTCTCCGCGACGTCA is a window from the uncultured Paludibaculum sp. genome containing:
- a CDS encoding YciI family protein; the protein is MRVMVFVKATEDSEKGFRPTPEAMHAMEEMGKFNDELRKAGILLAADGLKPSSLGKRIAFDGPRRAVIDGPFAEARELVAGFWLWEVKDMDEAVAWVKRCPNPMPGPSVIEIRPLYEMADWQQESDAAGRGNS
- a CDS encoding YciI family protein gives rise to the protein MQAMEETGKFNDELRKAGILLAAEGLKPSSHGKRIAFDGPRRAVIDGPFAEARELVAGFWLWGRPKTQAVLNRPEQPRVD
- a CDS encoding chemotaxis protein CheA — its product is MFLFVEDGSELEIELLREARPQATERVARAEAPAHSTAKQSRVDGQILSGEGMRKALVKESTVRVPAARLDRLVNLVGELVMNQSRLTQAASQVGAPELANPVQEIERLVAELREDVLGIRMLPIGTIFGRFSRLVHDLSTELGKEADLITEGADTELDKSILDQLGEPLVHLLRNSMDHGFDHPEERIASGKPRRGTIRLAAAHTGSDIVITIEDDGRGIDRAAVRAKAVEKQLIAPAANLSDKEILNLVLLPGFSTAAKVTSVSGRGVGMDVVKKQIDALRGTLSITSEEGKGCRVAITLPLTLAIIEGLLVQVGVDQFIIPMAAITENVELHRAQRNSKNGRNVIAVRGELVPYIRIRNMFQVDGEAPAIEKIVLVQHEDQRVGLVVDRVLGTHQTVIQSLGRFLRDVKVVSGATIMGDGRVALILDISAVVRFADCQIEREMAGGHK
- a CDS encoding STAS domain-containing protein, with amino-acid sequence MPKVNDTAFKTSCILGTAEAESEENSAKAAAPIEQARDPNDAGAPLKIMGEQTIRTADEMHKAFAEYLDRGIAVVVDLSEVDECDAAALQLIYALRQSAIQRGQRFRIAALSPAITDTAAALGLHIETLMTGYEPAAADGDCEVAEIDNGI